One genomic window of Mustela erminea isolate mMusErm1 chromosome 13, mMusErm1.Pri, whole genome shotgun sequence includes the following:
- the C13H12orf65 gene encoding probable peptide chain release factor C12orf65 homolog, mitochondrial — MRPLACVHWATALARIWPVPGGPRPWEKQALLAPTAAVTVVQVAGKKDRPALPPLEERDLEEQFVKGHGPGGQATNKTSNCVVLRHVPSGIVVKCHQTRSVDQNRKLARKILQEKLDIFYNGENSLVYKEKQEAERKKQERKKRAKETLEKKKLLKELWEASRNVH; from the exons ATGAGGCCCTTGGCTTGCGTTCACTGGGCCACAGCCCTGGCCAGAATATGGCCAGTGCCAGGGGGCCCCAGGCCTTGGGAGAAGCAGGCGCTGCTCGCGCCGACAGCAGCAGTCACTGTGGTGCAGGTGGCAGGCAAAAAGGACCGCCCCGCTCTGCCTCCCCTGGAGGAGAGGGACCTTGAGGAGCAGTTCGTGAAAGGGCACGGCCCAGGGGGCCAGGCCACCAACAAAACCAGCAACTGTGTGGTGCTGAGGCACGTCCCCTCCGGCATCGTCGTCAAG TGCCATCAGACAAGATCGGTCGATCAGAACAGAAAGCTCGCTCGGAAAATCCTCCAAGAGAAACTGGATATTTTCTACAATGGGGAAAACAGTCTTGTTTACAAGGAAAAACAGGAGGcggagaggaaaaagcaagagaggaaaaaaagagcaaaggaaacccTAGAGAAAAAGAAGCTGCTGAAAGAACTCTGGGAAGCAAGTAGAAATGTCCACTGA
- the CDK2AP1 gene encoding cyclin-dependent kinase 2-associated protein 1 isoform X3, producing the protein MATSSQYRQLLSDYGPPSLGYTQGTGNSQVPQSKYAELLAIIEELGKEIRPTYAGSKSAMERLKRGIIHARGLVRECLAETERNARS; encoded by the exons ATGGCGACATCCTCCCAGTACCGCCAGCTGCTGAGCGACTACGGGCCGCCGTCTCTCGGCTACACCCAG GGAACAGGGaacagccaggtaccccaaagcaAGTATGCTGAGCTGCTGGCCATCATCgaggagctggggaaagagatCAGACCCACGTACGCCGGGAGTAAGAGTGCCATGGAGAGACTAAAACGGG gcATCATTCACGCCAGAGGACTGGTTCGAGAGTGCTTGGCGGAAACGGAAAGGAATGCCCGATCCTAG
- the CDK2AP1 gene encoding cyclin-dependent kinase 2-associated protein 1 isoform X2 produces MSYKPNLAAHMPAASLNAAGSVHPPSTSMATSSQYRQLLSDYGPPSLGYTQGTGNSQVPQSKYAELLAIIEELGKEIRPTYAGSKSAMERLKRGIIHARGLVRECLAETERNARS; encoded by the exons ATGTCTTACAAACCGAACTTGGCCGCGCACATGCCCGCCGCCTCCCTCAACGCCG CTGGGAGCGTCCACCCGCCCTCCACCAGCATGGCGACATCCTCCCAGTACCGCCAGCTGCTGAGCGACTACGGGCCGCCGTCTCTCGGCTACACCCAG GGAACAGGGaacagccaggtaccccaaagcaAGTATGCTGAGCTGCTGGCCATCATCgaggagctggggaaagagatCAGACCCACGTACGCCGGGAGTAAGAGTGCCATGGAGAGACTAAAACGGG gcATCATTCACGCCAGAGGACTGGTTCGAGAGTGCTTGGCGGAAACGGAAAGGAATGCCCGATCCTAG
- the CDK2AP1 gene encoding cyclin-dependent kinase 2-associated protein 1 isoform X1 gives MRSGDLLAAYSVVWAEYRPSSNQGTGRLRTKHRCLAWSWAGSVHPPSTSMATSSQYRQLLSDYGPPSLGYTQGTGNSQVPQSKYAELLAIIEELGKEIRPTYAGSKSAMERLKRGIIHARGLVRECLAETERNARS, from the exons ATGAGGAGCGGCGACCTGCTCGCTGCATATTCTGTCGTCTGGGCTGAGTATCGGCCATCGTCGAACCAGGGGACGGGACGTCTGAGGACAAAACACCGCTGTTTGGCATGGTCCTGGG CTGGGAGCGTCCACCCGCCCTCCACCAGCATGGCGACATCCTCCCAGTACCGCCAGCTGCTGAGCGACTACGGGCCGCCGTCTCTCGGCTACACCCAG GGAACAGGGaacagccaggtaccccaaagcaAGTATGCTGAGCTGCTGGCCATCATCgaggagctggggaaagagatCAGACCCACGTACGCCGGGAGTAAGAGTGCCATGGAGAGACTAAAACGGG gcATCATTCACGCCAGAGGACTGGTTCGAGAGTGCTTGGCGGAAACGGAAAGGAATGCCCGATCCTAG
- the LOC116572009 gene encoding collagen alpha-1(I) chain-like yields MIPAPAPPKFAGAPRAAAGLGRGRGPGRGRPPRSPPRRRPRDRGERGGRGRGRLFSAPFSSGFWAARRGPLPAGVGSGRATPRAGRGARVALGEQGARARGWVGSGLQGCRRARPGRAWAGRGRRACPVRAPPERAGPLGSPAVRGTRSSVGARSGAPELGCPQRGTPDVPSGVRGVTEVGEDRGLLSACGRWVRAAFSPDPRISEPPSRGFEGPFCGSRSGGASSPFPGAGARRSQETPPEVVRRLQAVPRSLPQGSREAWAE; encoded by the exons atgATTCCGGCGCCCGCGCCGCCAAAGTTCGCGGGGGCGCCCCGTGCCGCGGCGGGGCtcggccggggccggggcccggGGCGCGGGCGGCCGCCGCGGTCCCCCCCACGCCGGCGGCCGAGGGATCGCGGGGAGCGCGGCGGGCGAGGGCGGGGGAggcttttctctgctcctttttcCTCTGGCTTTTGGGCGGCTCGGCGAGGGCCCCTGCCGGCGGGAGTCGGGAGCGGCCGGGCCACGCCGCGAGCGGGGCGCGGGGCCCGGGTCGCCCTTGGGGAGCAGGGGGCGCGGGCccggggctgggtggggagcgGGCTGCAGGGGTGCAGGCGAGCCAGGCCAGGCCGTGCGTGGGCAGGGCGGGGGCGGCGAGCGTGCCCGGTGCGGGCTCCCCCTGAGCGCGCGGGGCCGCTGGGGTCACCGGCGGTGCGGGGGACTCGCTCCTCCGTGGGGGCTCGGTCCGGCGCGCCGGAGCTGGGGTGCCCGCAACGCGGCACGCCGGATGTCCCCTCAGGCGTGCGCGGAGTGACAGAAGTTGGAGAAGACCGGGGGCTTCTGAGTGCCTGCGGGCGGTGGGTGAGGGCGGCGTTCAGCCCAGACCCCCGCATCTCGGAGCCCCCAAGTCGGGGCTTCGAAGGCCCCTTCTGCGGAAGCCGGAGTGGAGGGGCGTCCTCCCCCTTCCCGGGGGCTGGAGCCCGGCGATCCCAGGAAACTCCTCCAGAAGTTGTCAGGCGGCTCCAGGCTGTGCCCCGGAGCTTGCCCCAGGGATCCAGGGAGGcctggg CAGAGTAA